The Gloeobacter morelensis MG652769 genome contains the following window.
TGCGTCCAGCTTTCAGATTGCCCTGCTTAAGGTGTTGATTGCCGTCGGTTGGTCGGACGGTGTGTTGACCGATGCCGAGCGTCGGCTCATCGGCCGGTGGATGGGCGAATTTTATGCCAGCGAGCAGCAGCGCAATTACTTGCAGTACTACCTGGAGCAGCCCACCACCCGCCAGCAGGCGGAGGATTTTAGTAAGGGGCTCATCGAGGCGGTCCACAGCGGGCGTGAGCGCGAGGAAGCGCTTACCAAGCTTCAGCAACTCGCCGCTGCCGACGAGCACCTTGACGAGGCGGAGCGCTTGTTTCTGGGGCGCGTGCGGGATCTTTTCGAGAGTACCGGCGAGCTGGGTTTATTTGCCAACCGTCTGCGCGGCTTTTTTTCGGCGCGGCCCTTCGCCGGCGGCCGTTCGAGCGACGCGCTTCTGGCGGCGCTGGAGGCGGAACTGGTGAAACTTTGGCGCGAGCGCGACTACCCGAGCGACCCCTACGTGGCTGCCTTCAAAGCCGGTGAACCGCCCACCCCCGAGCAGCGCTCACTTTTGTTCGTCGGTGCTCTGGCTGGATGCACCTGGGGGGAACTCAAACGCGAGATGCCTGACCCGCTCCCGTGCATCCGCCGCTGCCTGCGTCTGGGCGAGCCGCAGACGCGCTTTGTCACCCAGACGCTGGTTGACCCTTACGTGCAAAGCCTCGATCGCTCGCGGCTGGTGCGTGGGGTCGAAAACTACGCCGAGCGCCCGCTGGCGCTGGGATTGGTGGACATGCTTTTTTGCCTGGCGGCGGCCGACGGGTTCATCAGCGACGCCGAGACAGAAACCATCCGGGGGGTGGCCCTCGGGCTCAAAGTCACCCACCGCATGTTCATCGGCAGCAAATTGCGCTTCAGCGGCGAACAA
Protein-coding sequences here:
- a CDS encoding TerB family tellurite resistance protein, whose protein sequence is MTASSFQIALLKVLIAVGWSDGVLTDAERRLIGRWMGEFYASEQQRNYLQYYLEQPTTRQQAEDFSKGLIEAVHSGREREEALTKLQQLAAADEHLDEAERLFLGRVRDLFESTGELGLFANRLRGFFSARPFAGGRSSDALLAALEAELVKLWRERDYPSDPYVAAFKAGEPPTPEQRSLLFVGALAGCTWGELKREMPDPLPCIRRCLRLGEPQTRFVTQTLVDPYVQSLDRSRLVRGVENYAERPLALGLVDMLFCLAAADGFISDAETETIRGVALGLKVTHRMFIGSKLRFSGEQSG